The Sphingobium aromaticiconvertens genome has a segment encoding these proteins:
- a CDS encoding F0F1 ATP synthase subunit B yields the protein MSETVAPLHKTASAPNLSQAIHAEGLEPVGTVAHEGVAPHTDPEAVGMDATAWVSLAMLAFILILVAKKVPALIGKTLDGRIAAIKAQLDEATKLRAEAEALKAEYEAKLAAAAGEAEAMRKSAEHEAETLLHDARINAEALVVRRQKMAEDKIGAAERTALADIRNQAVRAATGAAATLIASGHDAKADKALVDSAIKGLGPVA from the coding sequence ATGTCTGAGACTGTGGCCCCCCTACACAAAACCGCCTCCGCGCCCAATCTGTCGCAGGCCATCCACGCCGAAGGGCTGGAGCCGGTTGGCACCGTCGCGCATGAGGGCGTTGCCCCCCATACCGATCCCGAGGCTGTCGGCATGGACGCCACTGCCTGGGTTAGTCTGGCGATGCTCGCTTTCATCCTCATTCTGGTGGCGAAGAAGGTGCCTGCCCTGATCGGCAAGACGCTTGATGGTCGCATTGCGGCGATCAAGGCGCAACTCGACGAAGCCACCAAGCTGCGGGCCGAGGCCGAAGCGCTGAAGGCTGAATATGAGGCGAAGCTGGCGGCTGCCGCTGGTGAAGCCGAAGCGATGCGCAAGTCCGCCGAGCATGAGGCGGAAACGCTGCTCCACGACGCTCGCATCAATGCGGAGGCTCTGGTCGTCCGTCGCCAGAAGATGGCGGAGGACAAGATTGGCGCTGCCGAGCGTACCGCGCTTGCCGACATTCGGAACCAGGCCGTCCGCGCCGCCACGGGCGCTGCGGCGACCCTCATCGCCAGCGGTCACGACGCAAAGGCGGACAAGGCGCTGGTCGACAGCGCGATCAAGGGACTTGGCCCAGTCGCCTGA
- the uvrC gene encoding excinuclease ABC subunit UvrC, translating into MSSPQSPDRFNEDKASYTVRGSGAPDIDAGVEAIRNVLKTLPTRPGVYRMQDARGDVLYVGKARALKNRVVNYTQVDRLPKRLQRMVSQTRSMTIVTTNSEAEALLLEAQLIKRFRPPYNVLLRDDKSFPFILLREDHAFPRVQKHRGARKYKGRYYGPFASAGSVTRTINALQKLFLLRSCTDSFFANRSRPCLLYQIKRCSAPCVDRIDAAGYADLVRDAQDFLGGKSTAVQKKLGAQMQASADAMDFEQAAVIRDRLKALTFIQGSQAINAEGLGDADIFALATKGGAMCIQAFFIRGGQNWGHRSFFPVHTAEVEEDEVLRSFMAQFYEEVPPPRLVLTDRQPAECELMAQALTERIGAKVRIEVPQRGDRTRLIKQAQRNAVEALDRRLAETTTQAKILEEMVETFGLDGVPDRIEVYDNSHIQGAHALGAMVVAGPEGFRKSAYRKFNIKNPNTAPGDDFAMMREVFERRFGRAQREDPDRDSGEWPDLVLIDGGKGQLSAARTILEDLGIEDVCMIGIAKGPDHGREGREVFHMMDGREVTFPLNHPVLFYLQRLRDEVHRFAIGAHRDKRSKAITVSSLDEVPGIGPSRKKALLMHFGTAKAVKSAALEDLRRAPGVSKAVAQQVYDYFHG; encoded by the coding sequence ATGTCCAGTCCCCAATCTCCCGACCGTTTCAACGAAGACAAGGCCAGCTATACCGTCCGCGGTTCCGGCGCGCCGGATATCGATGCCGGGGTCGAAGCGATCCGCAATGTTCTGAAAACCCTGCCGACCCGTCCCGGCGTCTATCGGATGCAGGATGCCCGTGGCGATGTCCTTTATGTTGGCAAGGCTCGCGCGCTGAAGAACCGCGTCGTCAACTACACCCAGGTCGATCGTCTGCCAAAACGGCTCCAGCGGATGGTGTCCCAGACCCGGTCGATGACGATCGTCACCACGAACAGCGAGGCCGAAGCGCTGCTGCTGGAGGCGCAGCTTATAAAGCGCTTTCGTCCGCCTTATAATGTCCTGTTGCGCGACGACAAAAGCTTCCCGTTCATCCTGCTGCGGGAGGATCATGCCTTCCCTCGCGTGCAGAAGCATCGCGGCGCGCGCAAATATAAGGGGCGCTATTACGGTCCCTTCGCCAGCGCCGGATCGGTGACGCGCACGATCAACGCGCTGCAAAAACTGTTCCTGCTCCGCTCCTGCACGGACAGCTTCTTCGCCAATCGTTCCCGACCTTGCCTTCTCTATCAAATCAAGCGTTGCTCTGCGCCCTGCGTCGATCGGATCGATGCGGCGGGCTATGCCGATCTGGTCCGGGACGCTCAGGATTTTCTCGGCGGGAAATCAACCGCCGTTCAGAAGAAGCTGGGCGCGCAGATGCAGGCATCCGCCGATGCGATGGATTTCGAGCAGGCGGCGGTGATCCGCGACCGGCTGAAGGCGCTGACCTTCATCCAGGGCAGTCAGGCCATCAATGCCGAAGGGTTGGGCGACGCGGATATATTCGCGCTCGCCACGAAGGGCGGCGCCATGTGCATCCAGGCCTTCTTCATTCGCGGCGGGCAGAATTGGGGGCATCGCAGCTTTTTTCCCGTCCACACCGCCGAAGTGGAGGAAGACGAGGTTCTCCGCAGCTTCATGGCGCAATTTTATGAAGAGGTGCCACCGCCCCGACTGGTGCTGACCGACCGCCAGCCCGCCGAATGCGAGCTGATGGCGCAAGCGCTTACGGAACGCATCGGCGCGAAGGTGCGGATCGAAGTGCCCCAACGCGGTGATCGCACCCGCCTCATCAAACAGGCGCAACGCAATGCGGTCGAGGCTCTGGACCGGCGCCTCGCCGAAACCACGACGCAGGCGAAGATATTGGAGGAGATGGTCGAGACTTTTGGACTGGACGGGGTGCCCGACCGGATCGAAGTTTACGACAACAGCCATATTCAGGGTGCCCACGCGCTGGGCGCAATGGTTGTCGCGGGACCGGAAGGGTTCCGCAAAAGCGCCTATCGCAAGTTCAATATCAAAAACCCCAACACGGCGCCGGGCGACGATTTCGCGATGATGCGCGAGGTTTTCGAGCGCCGCTTCGGCCGCGCCCAACGCGAAGACCCGGATCGCGACAGCGGTGAATGGCCGGATTTGGTCCTCATCGACGGCGGGAAAGGGCAGCTATCGGCCGCCCGGACGATATTGGAGGATCTGGGCATCGAGGATGTCTGCATGATCGGCATTGCCAAGGGACCGGACCATGGCCGCGAAGGGCGGGAAGTGTTTCATATGATGGACGGCCGGGAAGTGACCTTTCCCCTCAATCATCCCGTGCTCTTCTATCTCCAGCGGCTGCGCGACGAGGTGCATCGCTTCGCCATCGGGGCACATAGGGATAAACGGAGCAAGGCCATCACCGTCAGTTCGCTGGACGAGGTGCCGGGCATCGGACCATCGCGCAAGAAGGCGCTGCTCATGCATTTCGGCACGGCCAAGGCGGTGAAAAGCGCCGCGTTGGAGGATTTGCGGCGTGCTCCCGGTGTGTCGAAAGCCGTCGCTCAACAAGTTTATGATTATTTCCACGGCTAG
- the recO gene encoding DNA repair protein RecO: MPSLLTSAIVCAVRPHGEHGAIARLLTPDHGLVGGYVRGGRSRTMRPVLMPGNAVQGDFRARTEEQLASLTVELVQSRAPLLAEPLPAAAIDWSCALTAAALSEGTPCPALYQALDGVLAAIEAAPAARGWAVALVRYELLLLAELGFGLDLTRCAATGGADDLTFVSPRSAAAVSRAGAVGYEERLLPLPSFVVSGGQADWPDIIDGLRLTGFFLERSVLTDRRADVLAARERLVERLKRAVA, from the coding sequence ATGCCGTCGCTGCTGACCTCCGCCATAGTCTGCGCCGTTCGCCCGCATGGCGAACATGGGGCCATCGCGCGATTGCTGACCCCCGATCACGGGCTGGTCGGCGGTTATGTGCGCGGTGGCCGCTCCCGCACGATGCGGCCTGTGCTGATGCCGGGCAATGCGGTGCAGGGTGATTTTCGCGCCCGTACAGAAGAACAACTGGCCAGCCTGACGGTGGAGCTTGTGCAAAGCCGCGCGCCCCTGCTGGCCGAACCCTTGCCCGCCGCCGCGATCGACTGGAGTTGTGCGCTAACCGCCGCCGCCTTGTCGGAGGGGACGCCCTGTCCGGCGCTGTATCAGGCGCTCGATGGCGTATTGGCGGCGATCGAGGCGGCTCCGGCGGCGCGGGGCTGGGCGGTGGCGCTGGTGCGCTATGAACTGCTTCTGCTCGCCGAACTCGGCTTTGGTCTGGACCTCACCCGTTGCGCCGCGACCGGCGGGGCCGACGATCTAACCTTTGTCAGCCCGCGCAGCGCCGCCGCCGTCAGTCGCGCGGGCGCCGTCGGATATGAGGAACGGCTGCTGCCGCTTCCATCCTTCGTTGTGTCAGGTGGGCAGGCGGACTGGCCCGATATCATCGACGGCCTGCGCCTCACCGGCTTTTTCTTGGAGCGATCGGTGTTGACCGACAGGCGGGCCGATGTGCTTGCCGCGCGCGAAAGGCTGGTCGAACGGTTGAAAAGAGCGGTTGCGTGA
- the leuB gene encoding 3-isopropylmalate dehydrogenase — translation MLIALFPGDGIGPEVIAQARRVLDALAIDGLAYEEGLVGGAAYKAVGHPLPPETLDIARRADAVLFGAVGDPDCDSLERHLRPEQAILGLRKELGLFSNLRPAKVFPELADASALKQEVASAIDLLIVRETNGDVYFGEKGMRKTADGLREGYDIMSYNEAEVRQIAHAGFQAARARRGKLCSVDKANVLETSQLWRDVVIEVAADYPDVALSHMYVDNAAMQLVRNPGQFDVIVTGNMFGDILSDQASMCVGSIGMLASATLNGSGQGLYEPIHGSAPDIAGQGKANPLATILSAGMMLRYSLNLPEQADRIEAAVAKALAGGARSPDLGGSMSTQAMGDAVLAAL, via the coding sequence ATGTTGATCGCCCTGTTTCCCGGAGATGGTATCGGCCCCGAAGTGATCGCGCAGGCGCGCCGGGTACTCGACGCGCTGGCGATCGATGGCCTCGCTTACGAGGAAGGGCTGGTCGGTGGCGCGGCCTATAAGGCGGTGGGACATCCACTGCCGCCCGAGACGCTCGACATAGCGCGCCGGGCCGACGCCGTGCTGTTCGGCGCAGTGGGCGATCCCGATTGCGATTCGCTGGAGCGGCATCTGCGCCCCGAACAGGCGATCCTGGGTCTTCGCAAGGAATTGGGGCTGTTTTCCAACCTTCGCCCGGCGAAGGTCTTCCCCGAACTGGCCGATGCTTCCGCGCTCAAGCAGGAAGTGGCGAGCGCCATCGACCTGCTGATCGTCCGCGAAACCAATGGCGACGTCTATTTCGGTGAAAAGGGGATGCGCAAGACCGCAGACGGCCTGCGCGAAGGCTATGACATCATGTCGTACAACGAAGCGGAAGTCCGCCAGATTGCCCATGCGGGTTTTCAGGCCGCGCGCGCGCGCCGGGGCAAACTCTGCTCGGTCGACAAGGCAAATGTGCTGGAAACCAGCCAGTTGTGGCGCGACGTGGTGATCGAGGTGGCGGCCGACTATCCCGATGTCGCGCTCAGCCATATGTATGTCGATAATGCCGCGATGCAGTTGGTGCGCAACCCCGGACAGTTTGACGTGATCGTCACCGGCAACATGTTCGGCGACATCCTGTCCGATCAGGCAAGCATGTGCGTAGGGTCGATCGGCATGTTGGCATCGGCCACGCTGAACGGCAGCGGGCAGGGGCTGTATGAGCCGATCCACGGCTCCGCGCCAGACATTGCCGGGCAGGGCAAGGCCAATCCGCTGGCGACCATCCTGTCGGCAGGGATGATGCTGCGTTACTCGCTGAACCTCCCCGAGCAGGCGGACAGGATCGAGGCGGCGGTGGCCAAGGCACTGGCTGGCGGTGCGCGCAGCCCCGACCTTGGCGGTTCCATGAGCACGCAGGCGATGGGCGACGCCGTGCTGGCGGCGCTCTGA
- a CDS encoding threonine dehydratase gives MTDFSLPSLRAAAQMVHGQMPPTPQYAWPLLAERAGCALWVKHENHTPTGAFKVRGAITYMDWLRRTHPQVTGIITATRGNHGQAQVRAASAAGLHATIVVPHGNALEKNAAMRAFGATLIEHGHDFDSAKAEALRLAARDGLFMVPAYHDELVRGVASYGLELFDAVPDLDTVYVPVGCGSGLCGTIAARDALGLKIKVVGVVSAHVDAAKRSFETGRLLTSPTAYTFADGVAVCTPVQAALDYFGPRADRFVSVTDDEVADAIRFYWQDSHNLAEGAGAVALAALLQEKDVMRGKKVAVILSGGNCDMGQAAEILGGATPRVTQDMRKAV, from the coding sequence ATGACCGACTTTTCCCTGCCCTCGCTACGCGCCGCCGCGCAGATGGTCCACGGCCAGATGCCGCCGACTCCACAATATGCCTGGCCCCTGCTGGCCGAGCGAGCGGGCTGCGCGCTATGGGTCAAACATGAAAATCACACGCCCACCGGAGCGTTCAAGGTCCGGGGTGCGATCACCTATATGGATTGGCTGCGGCGCACTCATCCGCAGGTGACGGGGATCATCACCGCAACCCGTGGCAATCATGGGCAAGCGCAGGTGCGTGCGGCAAGCGCGGCAGGCCTGCACGCCACGATCGTCGTGCCCCACGGCAATGCGCTGGAGAAGAACGCCGCGATGCGCGCGTTCGGTGCAACCCTGATCGAACATGGCCATGATTTCGACAGCGCCAAGGCGGAGGCTCTGCGGCTTGCGGCGCGCGATGGCCTGTTCATGGTCCCCGCCTATCACGACGAACTGGTGCGGGGCGTGGCGAGCTATGGCCTGGAACTGTTCGACGCCGTGCCGGACCTCGACACCGTCTATGTCCCCGTCGGTTGCGGGTCGGGCCTGTGCGGGACGATCGCCGCACGCGACGCGCTGGGGTTGAAGATCAAGGTCGTGGGCGTCGTGTCGGCCCATGTCGATGCGGCCAAGCGGTCGTTCGAGACGGGGCGGCTGTTGACCAGTCCCACCGCTTACACATTCGCTGACGGGGTGGCCGTCTGTACGCCGGTTCAGGCCGCGCTCGACTATTTCGGGCCGCGCGCCGATCGCTTCGTGAGCGTTACCGACGATGAGGTGGCCGACGCCATTCGCTTCTATTGGCAGGATAGCCACAATCTGGCCGAAGGGGCTGGCGCCGTCGCGCTGGCGGCCTTGCTTCAGGAAAAGGACGTAATGCGGGGCAAGAAGGTTGCAGTTATCCTGTCGGGCGGTAATTGCGACATGGGCCAGGCGGCCGAGATATTGGGCGGCGCGACGCCGCGCGTTACGCAAGACATGCGGAAGGCAGTATGA
- a CDS encoding trans-sulfuration enzyme family protein — protein sequence MKRKSGQDREITKHWRPATLAVRGGTARSEYGETSEALFLTSGYSYDRAEDAAARFAGDQVGMTYSRLQNPTVEMLEQRIALLEGAEACRATATGMAAMTAALLCQLSAGDHVVAGKALFGSCRWLTDTLLPKFGIETTTVDARDNAAWEAAIRPNTKVFFFETPANPTMDVADMTAICGIAKAHGIVSVVDNAFATPALQRPMDFGADVVAYSATKMMDGQGRVLAGAICGSQDWILNTLLPFHRNTGPTLSAFNAWVVLKGLETLDLRITRQSENALKVARFLEGRVAKVLYPGLESHPQHALAMRQMTLAGPIFSLYVGGGRAEAHGLLNGLNLVDISNNIGDSRSLMTHPASTTHFGMAEAARLEIGITEDMLRLNVGLEDPDDVIEDLDRALTSIGR from the coding sequence ATGAAAAGAAAATCAGGTCAGGATCGGGAGATCACGAAGCACTGGCGTCCGGCCACATTGGCCGTTCGCGGCGGCACCGCGCGCAGCGAATATGGCGAGACGTCGGAAGCATTGTTCCTCACCAGCGGCTATAGCTACGACCGGGCGGAGGATGCCGCCGCGCGCTTTGCGGGTGATCAGGTCGGCATGACCTACAGCCGCCTGCAAAACCCCACGGTCGAGATGCTGGAGCAGCGCATCGCCCTGCTCGAAGGCGCCGAGGCCTGCCGTGCGACCGCGACCGGCATGGCGGCGATGACCGCCGCCTTGCTGTGCCAACTGTCCGCTGGCGACCATGTGGTCGCGGGCAAGGCGCTGTTCGGTTCCTGCCGCTGGCTGACCGACACGCTGTTGCCCAAATTCGGGATTGAGACGACGACCGTGGACGCCCGCGACAATGCGGCGTGGGAAGCCGCGATCCGGCCCAATACCAAGGTTTTCTTCTTCGAAACGCCCGCCAACCCGACGATGGACGTTGCCGACATGACGGCGATCTGCGGAATCGCGAAGGCGCATGGCATCGTCAGCGTCGTCGACAACGCATTCGCCACGCCCGCGCTCCAGCGGCCGATGGATTTCGGTGCCGATGTCGTCGCCTATAGCGCGACCAAGATGATGGACGGGCAGGGGCGCGTGCTGGCCGGGGCGATCTGCGGGTCGCAGGACTGGATTCTCAACACGCTGCTGCCCTTTCATCGCAATACCGGGCCGACGCTGTCCGCCTTCAATGCCTGGGTGGTGCTGAAGGGGCTGGAGACGCTGGACCTGCGGATCACGCGGCAGAGCGAAAATGCGCTGAAGGTCGCGCGCTTCCTGGAAGGGCGCGTCGCCAAGGTGCTGTATCCGGGGCTGGAGAGCCACCCGCAGCATGCATTGGCGATGCGCCAGATGACGTTGGCGGGGCCGATCTTCTCGCTGTATGTCGGCGGTGGCCGGGCGGAGGCGCATGGGCTGCTCAATGGCCTCAACCTGGTCGACATCAGCAATAATATCGGCGATTCGCGTTCGTTGATGACGCATCCGGCCTCCACGACCCATTTCGGCATGGCGGAGGCTGCACGGCTGGAAATCGGCATCACCGAGGATATGTTGCGCCTCAACGTCGGTCTGGAAGACCCTGATGATGTCATCGAGGATCTGGATCGCGCGCTGACGTCGATAGGGCGTTGA
- the apaG gene encoding Co2+/Mg2+ efflux protein ApaG, translating to MNALFPFHATTRDIIVHVAVTFLPEQSEPDRGRWFWAYHIRIENDGDEPVQLLTRSWLITDGRGAQHKVDGDGVVGEQPVVQPGKSYDYVSGCPLATPTGSMQGSYHMLGASGQTFDVAIPHFALIAPAVAE from the coding sequence GTGAATGCCCTTTTCCCCTTCCATGCGACCACCCGCGACATCATCGTGCATGTGGCCGTCACCTTCCTGCCCGAACAGTCGGAGCCGGACCGGGGCCGCTGGTTCTGGGCCTATCATATCCGTATCGAGAATGACGGGGACGAACCTGTGCAATTGCTGACGCGCAGTTGGCTGATCACCGATGGGCGCGGCGCGCAGCACAAGGTTGATGGCGACGGTGTGGTGGGTGAGCAGCCGGTGGTGCAGCCGGGGAAGAGCTATGACTATGTGTCGGGCTGTCCGCTGGCGACGCCGACCGGATCGATGCAGGGCAGCTATCATATGCTGGGCGCCAGCGGGCAGACGTTCGATGTCGCCATCCCCCATTTTGCGCTGATCGCGCCGGCGGTGGCCGAATGA
- a CDS encoding LysR family transcriptional regulator: protein MKRTHLPLNGLRVLDAAARHLSFTRAADELAVTPAAVGQQIRALEDMLGVVLFRRTPKGLELTPETEAGLDALRSGFLEFEEAVRAMQAGQSSLSLTIAAPRDISAKWLQPRLAAYAANVPDLKFALVAADDALDFTEANLDIAIRLASGPGENEGVALGAARFVTVESAAGGPDMRIDWPGCLESDQPASIRVADGGLAIEAAANGFGRAKVPELLAQADLAAGRVRQVGEPIMVSASYWLIAPLPQWRQKKVKALVEALTA, encoded by the coding sequence ATGAAGCGCACCCATTTGCCGCTGAACGGCCTGCGCGTGCTGGATGCCGCCGCGCGGCACCTGTCCTTCACGCGCGCCGCCGACGAACTGGCGGTGACGCCCGCAGCCGTGGGGCAACAGATCCGCGCGCTGGAGGACATGCTGGGCGTGGTCCTGTTTCGTCGCACGCCCAAGGGGCTGGAACTGACGCCGGAGACAGAAGCGGGGCTGGACGCGCTGCGGTCGGGCTTTCTGGAGTTTGAGGAGGCCGTTCGCGCGATGCAGGCCGGGCAGTCGAGCCTGTCGCTGACCATTGCCGCGCCACGGGACATCAGCGCCAAATGGCTCCAGCCACGGCTGGCCGCCTATGCGGCGAATGTTCCGGACCTCAAATTCGCGCTGGTCGCAGCCGATGATGCGCTGGACTTCACGGAGGCCAATCTGGACATCGCGATCCGCCTTGCCAGCGGACCGGGAGAGAATGAGGGTGTTGCACTGGGCGCGGCGCGCTTCGTGACGGTAGAGTCTGCGGCGGGCGGGCCGGACATGCGGATCGACTGGCCGGGGTGTCTGGAGAGTGATCAGCCAGCGTCGATCCGGGTCGCCGATGGTGGTCTGGCGATCGAAGCGGCGGCGAACGGCTTTGGCCGGGCAAAGGTGCCGGAATTGCTGGCACAGGCTGACCTCGCCGCTGGCCGGGTGCGGCAGGTAGGCGAGCCGATCATGGTATCGGCCAGCTACTGGCTGATCGCGCCCTTGCCGCAATGGCGGCAGAAGAAGGTCAAGGCGCTGGTCGAGGCATTGACCGCCTGA
- a CDS encoding tetratricopeptide repeat protein: MRAIVAFTGFVLAGALATGAVAAPEQAGSDQASFHQSISVKANAIHARSIQPSQIVGVTDGGLAATALMQGDFRGAATRLKAKSPDAINDPARLINLGNAYAGMGRYAKAHEIYTSARYAPDTMLVLADGSEAFSRDIARRALGRLGTNFAAR; encoded by the coding sequence ATGCGTGCAATCGTGGCTTTTACGGGTTTCGTCCTCGCCGGGGCGTTGGCCACGGGGGCGGTTGCAGCGCCTGAGCAGGCCGGTTCCGATCAGGCCAGTTTCCACCAGTCCATTTCCGTTAAGGCCAATGCCATTCACGCCCGTTCCATCCAGCCGAGTCAGATCGTTGGCGTGACGGACGGCGGTCTTGCCGCGACGGCTCTGATGCAGGGCGATTTTCGCGGGGCGGCAACGCGGCTGAAGGCTAAATCGCCCGATGCGATCAATGATCCCGCCCGCCTTATCAACCTGGGCAATGCCTATGCAGGCATGGGCCGCTACGCCAAGGCACACGAAATTTATACCTCGGCCCGCTATGCGCCTGACACGATGCTGGTGCTGGCTGATGGCAGCGAGGCATTCTCGCGTGACATTGCGCGCCGGGCGCTTGGTCGATTGGGCACCAATTTCGCCGCCCGCTGA